From a single Nostoc sp. MS1 genomic region:
- a CDS encoding SMI1/KNR4 family protein produces MSLLTETLERIFKHLQQNRPEVASLLKPGLKFEEIQSKIRNLPFRLPEEVYELYQWRNGIEYTNISRINLHLDISFIPHFDFIPLEQAIEDSKEIEEFRHEYTSLEDENCHKPWFPIFGSDDLEYFLVFGNSDNNNYSSIMHCHLGGGSLPKLKYPNLTTFMLIVAECYETNTYYLTQPSEDNYFRVFLEENPKQFAEIERKYFLEELEELIKAISQPKCLLSNNIFNSLCRFKDPRFVEPMIHILHLPLSEVDNEEENISIRISAAIILGEIGDLRAVEPLMRALESRLKEDRGYSVANNAAEALRKLGDPRAIEPLKRFVQNNQQYLPTFIPSPSWLERIALQEALEQANWAIKELEKII; encoded by the coding sequence ATGTCACTTCTGACAGAAACTTTAGAAAGAATCTTTAAGCATCTTCAGCAAAATAGGCCAGAGGTAGCTTCACTTCTAAAACCAGGATTAAAATTTGAAGAGATTCAATCTAAAATTAGAAATTTACCTTTTCGTTTACCAGAAGAAGTTTATGAACTTTATCAGTGGCGCAATGGTATAGAGTATACAAATATTTCGAGAATCAATTTACATCTTGATATTTCTTTTATTCCTCATTTTGATTTTATACCTTTAGAACAAGCCATAGAAGATTCTAAAGAAATTGAGGAGTTTAGGCATGAATATACTTCACTAGAAGATGAGAACTGTCATAAACCTTGGTTCCCAATCTTCGGTTCTGATGATTTAGAGTATTTCCTTGTTTTTGGCAATTCAGACAATAATAATTATTCATCTATAATGCACTGTCATTTAGGAGGTGGAAGTCTACCTAAATTGAAATATCCTAACCTAACAACTTTTATGCTAATAGTAGCAGAATGCTATGAAACAAACACTTATTACCTGACACAGCCTTCAGAAGATAATTATTTTAGAGTATTCTTAGAAGAAAATCCAAAACAATTCGCTGAAATTGAACGTAAATATTTTCTTGAAGAGTTAGAAGAATTAATAAAAGCAATATCTCAACCTAAATGTTTACTATCAAACAATATATTTAATAGCTTATGTCGCTTTAAAGATCCAAGATTTGTAGAACCAATGATTCACATCCTTCATTTACCTTTATCTGAAGTGGATAATGAAGAAGAAAACATCTCAATTCGTATAAGTGCAGCTATAATTCTTGGAGAAATTGGAGATTTGAGAGCAGTAGAACCTTTAATGAGAGCATTAGAATCTCGGTTGAAAGAAGACCGGGGATACTCTGTAGCAAATAATGCAGCAGAAGCACTCAGAAAATTAGGAGATCCCAGAGCTATTGAACCGTTGAAACGATTTGTGCAAAATAATCAGCAGTATCTTCCAACTTTCATACCTTCACCTTCATGGCTTGAGCGAATTGCTCTTCAAGAAGCCTTAGAGCAAGCAAATTGGGCAATCAAAGAACTTGAGAAAATAATTTGA
- a CDS encoding SMI1/KNR4 family protein: MTILLETLNEIKKWHQQNNPEFSNLWQPGLTKYEIEEIIKVLPFRLSKELYELYEWGNGGYLYFPLEVAVQEYYKMENSFYPQWNPYWLPITDDLGSGYPTEDLKGYSVVVGDKEIQDTSLMLYIDFQSPEPDVWYPSITNMMLAILDKYQMGSQRNDIEYYVQYRSMIDDLQASLEQCEEPTKDWQHLALDLTRNLIQQANTGIDQYLRGLSTEEIEIYAQGSVHKKYNPGGNYLSIWHHRKEVVERPDGSKVETRYDPDTGMISGIEIHSPTGETKELTYYYAGKPAYRTTHSYERSDCYHYIRVENWFGVHDVEETITVMCKDGWVRTKTVRRYIDDNLVKEINYAVD, from the coding sequence ATGACAATACTACTTGAAACTCTAAACGAAATTAAGAAATGGCATCAACAGAACAATCCTGAATTTAGCAATCTTTGGCAGCCAGGATTAACAAAATATGAAATTGAGGAAATAATAAAAGTTTTACCCTTTCGGCTATCCAAAGAATTGTATGAACTCTACGAGTGGGGTAATGGAGGTTATTTGTACTTTCCATTGGAAGTCGCTGTGCAAGAGTATTACAAGATGGAAAACAGTTTTTACCCACAATGGAATCCTTACTGGTTGCCAATCACTGATGACCTTGGTAGCGGCTATCCAACAGAAGACCTAAAAGGCTACAGTGTTGTTGTTGGAGATAAGGAAATCCAAGATACTTCCCTAATGCTTTATATTGATTTTCAATCTCCAGAACCAGACGTTTGGTATCCCAGTATTACTAATATGATGTTAGCAATTTTAGACAAGTATCAAATGGGTTCACAGAGAAATGATATTGAATACTATGTACAATACCGTTCTATGATTGATGACCTGCAAGCTAGTCTTGAGCAGTGTGAAGAACCAACAAAAGATTGGCAACACTTAGCATTGGATCTTACCCGCAACTTGATTCAGCAAGCGAACACAGGAATAGATCAATACTTAAGAGGACTATCTACTGAAGAAATAGAGATTTATGCTCAAGGTTCTGTACATAAAAAATATAACCCAGGTGGAAACTACCTGTCCATTTGGCATCACAGGAAAGAGGTAGTCGAACGCCCTGATGGTTCAAAGGTTGAGACTAGATATGATCCTGACACAGGAATGATATCAGGTATCGAAATTCACAGCCCTACGGGAGAAACAAAAGAATTAACCTATTACTATGCTGGGAAACCTGCTTACCGAACAACACATAGTTACGAAAGATCCGACTGCTACCACTATATTCGGGTAGAGAATTGGTTTGGTGTTCATGATGTCGAAGAAACTATAACGGTTATGTGCAAAGACGGTTGGGTCAGAACTAAAACAGTGCGCCGTTATATCGATGATAATCTTGTCAAAGAAATTAACTATGCAGTTGATTAA
- a CDS encoding IS630 family transposase (programmed frameshift), producing the protein MGSRLRVFLTPKQDKILFNLRTADVPQKVKDRAEVIRLSAHGWYVEKIADHFDWTAQTVREVLHRWEKQGLEGLWEKAGRGGKSRWAEADMAFLEKCLEQEPRTYNSVQLAQKLEQERSVKLSPDWLRQVLKKGVIWKRTRKSHKGKQDKVLQQIKQADLEMLELSAAAGEIDLKYMDESGFCAWSEPSYSYYFRGQQKRLEQSKRRGRRLSIIGFLQPLISFVYGLVIGGVSRKSYIQMMELEALEAQKAGRIRVIVQDNGPIHRCKEVQQLWTKWEEMGLYIFFLPKYCSEMNPIELEWQHLKKNELASQSFEDELDLAYAVIDGVQNRGEKGNYSTQRVKFNSYSSA; encoded by the exons ATGGGCAGCCGTTTAAGGGTATTTCTGACTCCTAAGCAAGATAAAATTTTGTTCAACCTGAGAACGGCAGATGTACCCCAGAAAGTGAAAGACCGAGCCGAAGTGATCAGATTAAGCGCACATGGTTGGTACGTAGAGAAGATAGCAGATCACTTTGACTGGACTGCCCAAACAGTAAGAGAAGTTTTGCATAGATGGGAAAAACAAGGTCTAGAAGGACTGTGGGAGAAAGCAGGGCGGGGAGGAAAATCAAGGTGGGCAGAAGCTGACATGGCGTTCTTAGAAAAATGCTTGGAGCAAGAACCACGTACATATAATAGTGTTCAATTAGCCCAAAAATTAGAGCAAGAACGCTCCGTGAAATTGAGTCCTGACTGGTTAAGGCAGGTACTC AAAAAGGGGGTCATTTGGAAGCGAACTAGAAAAAGCCACAAAGGAAAGCAAGACAAAGTATTGCAGCAAATCAAACAGGCAGACTTAGAGATGTTGGAATTATCTGCTGCTGCTGGAGAAATCGATTTAAAGTATATGGATGAATCAGGGTTTTGTGCCTGGAGTGAACCCAGTTACAGTTACTACTTCCGAGGTCAGCAAAAACGCCTGGAGCAGAGTAAGCGTCGGGGTCGAAGGTTAAGTATTATTGGGTTTCTTCAACCCCTAATTAGTTTTGTGTACGGTCTAGTGATTGGTGGCGTTTCACGCAAATCCTATATTCAAATGATGGAGCTTGAAGCACTTGAAGCCCAAAAAGCAGGTCGTATCAGAGTCATCGTTCAGGACAACGGCCCGATACATCGGTGCAAAGAAGTTCAGCAATTATGGACAAAGTGGGAAGAGATGGGTTTGTACATCTTCTTTTTACCTAAATATTGCTCAGAGATGAATCCAATTGAATTGGAGTGGCAACACCTGAAAAAAAATGAACTAGCTTCTCAAAGTTTTGAGGATGAATTAGACCTTGCCTATGCTGTCATTGATGGAGTTCAAAATAGAGGAGAAAAGGGAAACTACAGTACGCAACGTGTAAAATTTAACTCTTATTCTTCTGCTTAA
- a CDS encoding AMIN domain-containing protein — protein sequence MSKAIMSNNIQGRKQLLSISLCVAITLFAGSSLAAGEQMAKLNSWRFYPDTKKLEINLSSGKTPQYFYLNEPPRLVVDIPDTQLGNVATQQKYTGSVQRVRVSQMSANVTRIVLDLAPGSAVDSEKVQLQPVSRKNTTRWVLRPAIIKVAAKPNNPQPANVNYLQLPSTLPPITGMQPFVSVPPLNANNQAPQASNFNNANSSNSPVPTLPNYPVIEFGQPLPKSR from the coding sequence ATGTCTAAGGCAATCATGAGTAATAACATCCAGGGACGCAAACAATTATTGAGCATCAGTTTATGTGTTGCTATTACATTATTTGCAGGTAGTAGTCTTGCGGCTGGTGAGCAAATGGCGAAGCTGAATAGTTGGCGCTTCTACCCAGACACAAAAAAGCTAGAAATTAACCTTTCATCAGGTAAAACACCACAATATTTCTATCTCAACGAACCGCCAAGACTAGTTGTAGATATTCCCGATACCCAATTAGGTAATGTTGCCACCCAACAAAAATATACTGGTTCTGTGCAGAGAGTTCGTGTTTCGCAAATGAGTGCTAATGTTACTCGTATTGTCTTAGATTTAGCCCCAGGCTCGGCTGTAGATAGTGAAAAAGTACAACTACAACCAGTTTCCCGCAAAAACACCACTCGCTGGGTTCTACGTCCCGCAATTATCAAAGTTGCCGCAAAACCAAACAACCCACAACCAGCAAATGTTAACTATCTACAATTACCTAGCACTCTACCACCAATAACTGGGATGCAGCCTTTTGTTAGTGTACCGCCCCTCAACGCTAATAATCAGGCTCCTCAAGCCAGTAATTTTAATAACGCTAATTCCTCTAATTCTCCAGTCCCAACTCTACCCAATTACCCAGTAATCGAGTTTGGTCAACCTCTACCTAAATCCCGTTAA
- a CDS encoding cation:proton antiporter translates to MHTVILVLVEVLIVIGLSRLVGLAFKSIKQPLVIGEIVAGIMLGPSLFGLIAPDLVATLFPPETLPFLNVLSQIGLIFFMFLIGLELNPKYLSGQLEVAVLTSHVSILVPFSLGTTLALILYPLVSNASVSFTAFALFLGAAMSITAFPVLARIITENNLQGTRLGTLALTCAAVDDVTAWCLLAVAIAVARTGNIGGAFPTIIESIVYIAFILTVGRWFLERLATYYRRTGRLSQFMLAGIYVAVVASALITELIGIHLIFGAFLLGAAMPKNAELVRELAIKTEDFVLIFLLPVFFAYSGLRTQIGLLNRPELWLLCAAVLIVAIAGKYIGTYVAARVSGIDKREASALGWLMNTRGLTELIVLNIGLELGVISPLLFTMLVIMALVTTFMTSPLLEWTYPKKLIKLDLVEPEAEINVDITAKPYRILVPVANPSTQKGLLRLAVAIGINYRQPAIVNLLSLIQLEEDYSFESTPNEANRLIVQRRQQLEELISTLEPPTQPFIHPVVRVSNNVARETAQIATMEAADLILVGWHRPAFSTNRLGGRVGQILGTVPVDVAVFVDKGGERLESILVPYSANIHDDLALILALRLLLNRETCTLQILQVIPQQQIQDELSYELHAMMEKLPDSVRDRIHINIIQAPEPIQAVVAASETVDLTIAGTSRAWGIERQTLGRYTDALAIQCRSSLLITRRYSQLTSHLTSVLPDTHQEPTVSS, encoded by the coding sequence ATGCACACAGTTATTCTTGTTCTAGTTGAGGTGTTGATTGTCATTGGATTGTCACGACTGGTAGGGCTGGCATTCAAATCAATCAAACAACCTTTAGTAATTGGTGAGATTGTGGCGGGAATTATGCTTGGGCCGTCATTATTTGGACTAATAGCTCCTGATTTAGTAGCTACCTTGTTCCCCCCGGAAACGCTACCTTTTCTTAATGTCTTATCTCAGATAGGGCTAATATTTTTCATGTTTTTGATTGGGTTAGAACTCAATCCTAAATATCTGAGTGGTCAGTTAGAAGTAGCTGTTTTAACTTCTCATGTCAGCATTTTAGTACCTTTTTCTTTAGGAACAACACTGGCATTAATTCTATATCCTTTAGTTTCTAATGCTAGTGTTTCTTTTACTGCCTTTGCCTTATTTTTAGGTGCGGCGATGTCGATTACGGCTTTTCCTGTATTAGCGAGAATTATTACCGAAAATAATTTGCAAGGTACACGTTTAGGGACATTGGCTTTAACTTGTGCAGCAGTAGATGATGTTACGGCATGGTGTTTACTCGCGGTAGCGATCGCAGTGGCTCGTACTGGTAATATTGGAGGAGCATTCCCCACAATTATTGAGAGTATAGTTTACATCGCTTTTATATTAACGGTGGGGCGCTGGTTTCTCGAACGGTTGGCTACTTACTACCGCCGCACAGGTAGGCTGAGTCAATTTATGCTAGCGGGAATTTATGTAGCAGTAGTGGCTTCCGCCTTAATTACAGAACTGATTGGGATTCATCTAATTTTCGGCGCATTCCTATTAGGTGCAGCTATGCCTAAGAATGCAGAATTAGTCCGCGAATTAGCAATCAAAACTGAAGATTTTGTTTTAATATTTCTGCTGCCAGTGTTCTTTGCTTATAGTGGCTTGCGGACACAAATTGGTTTACTCAATCGCCCCGAATTATGGTTATTATGTGCCGCAGTTTTAATAGTAGCGATCGCAGGCAAGTATATTGGTACTTATGTAGCAGCCCGTGTCAGTGGAATTGATAAGCGGGAAGCCTCAGCCCTTGGTTGGTTAATGAATACTCGCGGTTTAACTGAGTTAATCGTTTTAAATATCGGTTTGGAATTAGGGGTGATTTCACCCTTATTATTTACCATGCTGGTAATTATGGCGTTGGTAACAACATTTATGACTTCGCCCTTACTAGAGTGGACTTATCCCAAAAAGTTAATCAAGTTAGACCTAGTAGAACCAGAAGCCGAGATAAATGTAGATATTACAGCCAAGCCTTACCGAATTTTAGTACCAGTAGCTAATCCCAGCACCCAGAAAGGCTTACTCCGGTTAGCAGTAGCCATTGGTATTAACTACCGCCAACCAGCAATAGTCAATCTCCTCAGCTTGATTCAATTAGAAGAAGACTATAGTTTTGAAAGTACCCCAAATGAAGCTAACCGTTTAATTGTCCAGCGCCGCCAACAGCTAGAAGAGTTAATTAGTACCTTAGAACCGCCAACGCAACCCTTTATCCATCCTGTTGTGCGCGTCTCCAATAATGTAGCCAGAGAAACCGCACAAATCGCCACAATGGAAGCAGCTGATTTAATTTTAGTAGGCTGGCATCGTCCAGCTTTTAGTACTAATCGCTTGGGTGGACGAGTCGGGCAAATTCTTGGTACTGTACCTGTGGATGTGGCGGTATTTGTAGATAAAGGAGGGGAGAGATTAGAAAGTATATTAGTTCCCTACTCAGCAAATATTCATGATGACTTGGCACTGATACTGGCGCTGAGACTGTTACTTAATCGAGAGACTTGTACTTTGCAGATATTACAAGTGATCCCCCAACAGCAAATTCAGGATGAATTGAGTTATGAACTGCACGCCATGATGGAAAAATTACCTGATAGTGTGCGCGATCGCATTCACATTAACATTATCCAAGCGCCAGAGCCAATCCAAGCTGTAGTTGCAGCCTCAGAAACCGTAGACTTAACAATTGCTGGTACTAGCCGCGCCTGGGGTATTGAGAGGCAAACACTAGGCAGGTACACAGATGCACTAGCCATTCAGTGCCGTTCTTCGCTGCTAATTACTCGTCGCTACAGTCAACTCACCTCTCATCTGACATCTGTCTTACCAGATACTCACCAAGAACCCACCGTCAGCAGCTGA
- the ntrB gene encoding nitrate ABC transporter permease — MHIQATEQNLPQQITNIFAQRLKQLLPSIFGIFIFLTVWHFLSLRPNTTLPSPFTVFTDTWDLIKDPFFQKGGNNKGFFWLILASLRRVVAGYSLAILIGIPIGFIISLNSFCRQAIDPLIQLLRPVAPLAWLPLAQAVFLKPNPSAIFVIAITAIWPIILNTALGVKLIPKDYINVSKLVGLSPLENFYKILLPATLPYIFTGLRIAIGLSWLAVVAAEMLLSDDGIGFFIVDAYNNANIEEMILAILYLGGVGLVLDKIMAFISEKVTPQE, encoded by the coding sequence ATGCACATACAAGCCACAGAGCAAAATTTACCCCAGCAAATAACAAACATCTTCGCTCAAAGACTAAAGCAGTTATTACCCTCCATTTTTGGCATTTTTATATTTTTAACTGTCTGGCATTTTTTAAGCTTACGCCCGAATACGACTTTACCTTCACCCTTTACAGTTTTCACTGATACGTGGGATTTAATTAAAGACCCTTTTTTCCAAAAAGGGGGTAACAATAAGGGTTTCTTCTGGCTAATTCTCGCCAGTCTCAGGAGAGTAGTAGCTGGTTATTCTTTGGCGATACTCATAGGTATTCCCATTGGTTTTATTATTAGCCTCAATAGTTTCTGTAGACAAGCTATAGACCCACTAATCCAATTATTGCGCCCCGTTGCACCTTTGGCTTGGCTACCTTTAGCACAAGCTGTATTTTTGAAACCTAATCCTTCAGCTATTTTTGTCATTGCTATCACTGCCATTTGGCCAATTATTCTCAATACAGCATTGGGCGTAAAACTGATACCAAAAGATTACATTAATGTTTCTAAGCTAGTAGGTTTATCACCCTTGGAAAACTTCTATAAAATTCTTTTACCTGCCACTTTACCTTATATCTTCACTGGATTAAGAATCGCTATCGGCTTATCATGGTTAGCAGTTGTCGCCGCCGAAATGTTACTTTCTGATGATGGAATTGGCTTTTTTATTGTTGATGCTTACAACAATGCCAATATTGAGGAAATGATTTTAGCAATTCTTTACTTGGGTGGGGTTGGCTTGGTGTTAGATAAAATTATGGCTTTTATTTCCGAAAAAGTGACACCTCAAGAGTAG
- a CDS encoding ABC transporter ATP-binding protein — translation MSSFVEIRDINKEFVQNGNRNVVLKDINLEIQQGNFVSLIGHSGCGKSTLLNIVAGLEKPTHGQVRVDGQIVKRPYRDRMVVFQNYSLLPWLTAWENVALFVDKAMPRTSKNERREVISSHLEMVGLKDAAHKKPSQLSGGMKQRVALARALAVQPKLLLLDEPFGALDALTRGSLQVELMRICDIYHITTIMVTHDVDEALLLSDQVVMLNNGPAATIGQVLDIPFEHPRSLEIRDTDKYHYLRQELMEFLEGQEMRETREMR, via the coding sequence ATGTCTAGTTTCGTAGAAATCAGAGATATCAACAAGGAATTTGTGCAGAATGGGAACAGAAATGTTGTTCTCAAAGATATCAACTTGGAAATTCAGCAAGGAAATTTTGTATCTTTGATAGGACATTCTGGCTGTGGTAAATCTACGTTGTTAAATATTGTTGCTGGTTTAGAGAAACCAACTCACGGTCAGGTGCGAGTGGATGGTCAAATAGTGAAAAGACCATACCGCGATCGCATGGTAGTCTTTCAGAATTATTCCCTGTTACCTTGGCTGACTGCTTGGGAAAATGTGGCTTTGTTCGTTGATAAAGCCATGCCTCGAACATCTAAAAACGAACGCCGTGAGGTTATTTCCTCTCATTTAGAGATGGTGGGTTTAAAAGATGCAGCCCACAAAAAACCATCACAACTATCAGGCGGGATGAAACAACGTGTAGCTTTAGCCCGTGCTTTGGCAGTTCAACCCAAATTACTTTTACTTGATGAACCATTTGGTGCATTAGATGCCCTCACCCGTGGTTCATTGCAAGTAGAGTTAATGCGTATCTGTGACATCTACCACATCACAACCATCATGGTGACTCATGACGTAGACGAAGCATTATTACTCTCAGATCAAGTGGTGATGTTAAACAATGGCCCAGCCGCCACCATTGGACAAGTTTTAGATATTCCCTTTGAACATCCCCGTTCCTTAGAAATTAGAGATACTGACAAGTATCACTACTTACGCCAAGAGTTGATGGAGTTTCTAGAAGGGCAAGAGATGAGGGAGACAAGGGAGATGAGGTAG
- a CDS encoding CmpA/NrtA family ABC transporter substrate-binding protein, translating to MKKINRRQFITAASATVLAHTLSNSTNSTIAKTPLKPGVYAGNNDAPEVTTATLGFVPVTSSCPLIIAKAKGFFAKHGLPDIRVLKQPSWAVMRDKLMLGAADEGLDGGHLLFPMVYLMNTGEITYGRKIPMYIMARMNVNGQGISIAKTYKNLNLSLDSSTLKPAFAQKTKAGETVRCAVPYRRVTGDFFMRWWLAYGGIDPDRDLSIIVIAPPQMVASMRSGSMEAFCVVDPWHQRLIKQGLGYSAVTTGELWNNHPEKAFTMRAEWVDKYPKAAKAMLAAFLEAQIWCDKPENKEELLEIVSQRQWIGVKKELIRDRLLGKFDYGNGRVVENSPHAIKYWRDSASYPYKSHDLWFLTEDMRWGYRSPDFETKPLIDAVNREDMWREAAKLIGQESAIPPSTSRGVEKFFNGLEFDPENPQAYLNAPKIRIM from the coding sequence ATGAAAAAGATTAACAGACGACAATTTATCACAGCTGCTAGTGCCACAGTCCTCGCTCACACCCTCAGCAATTCTACCAACTCCACTATTGCCAAAACTCCACTCAAACCTGGTGTCTACGCTGGTAATAATGATGCCCCGGAAGTGACAACTGCCACTCTGGGTTTTGTACCTGTCACTAGTAGCTGTCCTTTAATTATTGCCAAAGCCAAAGGCTTTTTCGCTAAACACGGTTTGCCCGATATTCGTGTTCTCAAACAACCTTCATGGGCTGTGATGCGCGACAAACTGATGTTAGGCGCGGCTGATGAAGGCTTAGATGGTGGACATCTTTTGTTTCCTATGGTTTACCTCATGAATACGGGGGAAATTACTTATGGGCGCAAAATACCGATGTATATTATGGCGCGGATGAATGTCAATGGTCAGGGGATATCTATTGCTAAAACCTACAAAAACTTAAACTTGAGCTTAGATAGTTCTACCTTAAAACCCGCCTTTGCCCAAAAAACCAAAGCAGGGGAAACTGTGCGTTGTGCAGTTCCCTATCGCCGGGTGACTGGTGATTTCTTTATGCGCTGGTGGTTGGCTTACGGTGGTATTGACCCTGACCGTGATTTGTCAATTATCGTTATTGCACCCCCACAGATGGTTGCAAGTATGCGTAGTGGGAGTATGGAAGCCTTTTGTGTGGTTGACCCTTGGCATCAACGCCTGATAAAACAAGGTCTTGGTTATTCGGCTGTGACAACTGGAGAGTTGTGGAATAATCACCCGGAGAAAGCCTTTACAATGCGTGCTGAGTGGGTTGATAAATATCCCAAGGCGGCGAAAGCCATGCTGGCGGCATTTTTAGAGGCACAAATATGGTGTGACAAACCTGAGAATAAAGAAGAATTATTGGAGATTGTCTCACAACGGCAATGGATTGGGGTGAAAAAAGAATTGATCCGCGATCGCCTTTTGGGTAAATTTGATTATGGTAATGGGCGGGTAGTGGAAAACAGCCCTCACGCTATCAAGTATTGGCGTGACAGTGCTTCCTATCCTTACAAAAGCCACGATTTATGGTTTTTAACTGAAGATATGCGTTGGGGTTATCGTTCCCCTGACTTTGAAACCAAACCCCTAATTGATGCTGTCAACCGGGAGGATATGTGGCGAGAAGCTGCTAAATTAATTGGTCAAGAGTCAGCAATTCCCCCCAGTACATCACGGGGTGTAGAGAAATTCTTCAACGGCTTAGAATTTGACCCAGAAAATCCCCAAGCTTACCTCAATGCCCCCAAGATCAGGATAATGTGA
- a CDS encoding pentapeptide repeat-containing protein → MMKFKIPQLSLSILSILLWGVIGIIAIAPFTPPALALDYNKEILIEADFSGRDLTDSSFTKANLRQSNFSNSDLTGVSFFAANLESANLEGTNLTNSTLDSARLIKANLTNAILEGAFAANAKFDGAIIDGADFTDVLLRPDEQKKLCKVAKGTNPTTGRETRDTLYCP, encoded by the coding sequence ATGATGAAATTTAAGATTCCACAACTTAGCCTCAGCATACTTAGCATATTACTTTGGGGTGTAATTGGGATAATTGCGATCGCACCTTTCACACCCCCAGCTTTAGCACTTGATTACAACAAAGAAATTTTAATTGAAGCCGACTTCTCAGGACGAGATTTAACAGACTCTAGTTTCACCAAAGCCAACCTACGCCAGAGCAACTTTAGCAACTCCGATTTAACTGGTGTCAGCTTCTTCGCCGCCAACCTAGAGTCAGCCAACCTAGAGGGAACAAACCTCACAAACTCCACCCTAGACTCAGCTCGTCTCATCAAAGCCAACTTAACCAACGCCATATTAGAAGGAGCCTTCGCCGCTAACGCCAAATTTGACGGTGCAATTATTGACGGCGCAGACTTCACCGATGTCCTCTTACGTCCAGATGAGCAGAAAAAACTATGTAAGGTTGCTAAAGGGACTAACCCGACCACAGGACGAGAAACCCGCGATACATTGTATTGTCCGTAG
- a CDS encoding DUF3011 domain-containing protein — protein MVAHISKIVTSLAIASISISSILGMAPPASAQQIITCESQNNRRTNCAIPPTGRVRLIRQLSDASCRGNWGYTRNRVFVRNGCRAQFAIGNSRFNRDRRYERNRRYNGY, from the coding sequence ATGGTTGCTCATATTTCAAAAATCGTTACTAGTTTAGCGATCGCTAGTATTAGCATCAGTAGCATTTTGGGTATGGCTCCCCCAGCTTCGGCTCAACAAATAATCACCTGTGAAAGCCAAAATAATCGCAGAACCAATTGTGCCATACCCCCAACAGGCAGAGTCAGGTTGATTAGGCAATTGTCTGATGCTAGTTGTAGAGGAAATTGGGGCTATACCCGAAATCGTGTTTTCGTGAGAAATGGTTGTCGCGCTCAGTTTGCGATCGGCAATTCTCGATTTAATAGAGATAGGAGATACGAAAGAAATCGCAGGTATAATGGATACTAG